From bacterium, the proteins below share one genomic window:
- the rpsP gene encoding 30S ribosomal protein S16 produces MALTIRLKRYGATNRPAYRVVVAEKSSKRDGKVVEEIGHYNPRTEPSTMERHSEAARRWMEKGALPSGAVRNIFKKLGIV; encoded by the coding sequence TTGGCCTTAACGATACGTCTCAAACGCTACGGAGCCACCAACCGCCCCGCGTACCGCGTCGTGGTCGCTGAGAAGAGCTCCAAACGGGACGGCAAGGTAGTCGAGGAGATCGGGCATTACAACCCCCGCACCGAGCCGAGCACGATGGAGAGACACTCCGAGGCCGCCCGCCGGTGGATGGAAAAGGGCGCCCTGCCCTCCGGAGCCGTACGCAATATATTCAAGAAGCTGGGGATAGTCTGA